CCAGAGGGAATTTGGAAACGAGATTGCCCGTATTGTAGATGGACTGACAAAGATCTCAAACGTTGTAGATGTTAACGCCTCCCAGCAGGCTGAAAATTTCCGGAAAATACTGATGACGCTGACTGATGATCCCCGCGTGATCATCATCAAGCTGGCCGACCGCTTACACAATATGCGGACTTTGGAAAGCATGAAGCCGGAAAAACAATTAAAGATTGCTTCCGAAACGGTGTATGTATACGCACCGCTGGCCCATCGTATGGGCCTTTATAACATTAAGACGGAAATGGAAGACCTGGCCATGAAATACCTTGAGCCAGGGCCTTATAAAGAAATAGCGCAAAAGCTGGCAGAGACCAAGCGCGAGCGCACCCGTTATATCAATGAGTTTATTAAGCCATTAAAAGATAAGCTCGAGGCCGGTGAATTCAACTTTGAGATATATGGCCGCCCCAAAAGCATTCACTCCATCTGGAATAAGATCAAAAAGAAGGCTGTGGCTTTTGAAGAGGTGTACGATCTTTTTGCCATCCGTGTAATACTGGATTCTCCCACTGAAAAAGAAAAAGAAGACTGCTGGAAAGTGTATTCAATGATCACAGATGAATACATGCCATCGCCAGAACGCCTGCGCGATTGGTTAAGCAATCCTAAAAGCAATGGTTACGAGGCCCTGCACACTACAGTGATGGGGCCGCAGGGGAAGTGGGTAGAGGTGCAGATACGCACCAAGCGGATGAACGAGATTGCCGAAAAGGGGCTGGCAGCACACTGGAAGTATAAAGAAGGCGCCAGCGATGAAAGCCGTTTTGATAAATGGTTTAACCAGATACGTGAGGTGCTGACGAGCCAGGATACTGATTCGGTTGATTTTCTGCAGGACTTTAAAACCAGCTTCCTGGCAGAAGAGATCTATATCTATACACCAAAGGGCGATGTAAAGATGTTGCCCGTAGGTGCTACTGCACTGGATTTTGCCTTTAGCGTACACAGTGTGGTTGGTAGTAAATGTATTGGTGCTAAGGTGAATCATAAGCTGGTACCCATTAGCCATAAGCTGCGTAGTGGTGACCAGGTAGAGATCATTACCTCTAACAAGCAAAAGCCATCGGAAGACTGGCTGAACTTTGTGGTAACAGCTAAGGCTCGCACCAAGATCAAAGACGCGCTCAAAGAAGAAAAGAAGTCAATTGCAGATGAAGGGAAATATATACTGCAACGAAAATTGGAAGGTCTTGGAGTTGCTGTTAACCAGCACAATTTAGAAGAGCTGGTAACCTTTTATAAATACCCGTCTCAGCTGGAGCTGCATTACCAGATTGCTATTAAGAACAATGACCTGAAAGAACTCAAAGAATTCAAGGTTGTTGGAGATCGGATTGAAGCTCCTAAACCCGTGAAGGTGCAGCATGAGCCGAAGCCGGAATACAATCCTGCCTTAGCTAAAAAAGATACGGAACTGATCATTTTTGGTGAGAGCAGCGATAAGATCGTTTATAACCTGGCCAACTGTTGTAAGCCCATTCCAGGCGATGATGTGTTTGGGTTTGTAACCACGGGTAAAGGCTTGACCATTCACCGCATCAACTGTCCTAATGCCACTAAGCTATTAAGTAACTATGGCCACCGCATTGTAAAAACCAAGTGGGCTAAGAATAAGGAGATTTCATTCCTGACAGGTTTAAAGATCATTGGAATGGACGATGTGGGCGTGGTGAGCAAGATCACTAATGTAATCAGTAGTGAGTTGCGCTTGAATATTTCGGCTATTACCATTGAATCAAAAGAAGGCTTGTTTGAAGGTACCATTCGTTTATTTGTGCATGATAAAGAGCAATTGGATGAATTGGTAAAACGCTTAAAGTCACTGCATGGCATTCACTCGGTAGACCGCTTTGATACTGAAACAGCCGGTTAGTTTATCAATAGAGAATAATAAGGATCAATACTGGTAAGTACTGTTACTTTATATGTTTTGAAAGAGCGTTTCCAGCAATGGCAAACGCTCTTTTTTTAATGCTTTTTATAACTTTTATCGGTTAGTGCTTTCGGCATTTCATACTTATTTCAGTTAGTTTTTTTCATGCTTCAGTTAATGAAAATGCGGCTTCAGCAAATGATTATTTTCTATATGAAGCACATGTGATAATGCATTTGTCCTACCTGTAAACTAGTCAAATGCAAATGAGAAAACTTCTACTCTGCGCATGGGTACTACTGTTAGGAATTACGAGCTGGGCCCAGCAAGCTATTACAGGGACAGTAGTTGACGCCTCTAATAATCCATTATCAGGTGTGAGTGTACAATTGCTCAACTCCAGCATTGGAACAACCACCGATGCCAATGGCCGTTTTAGTATTTCTGTTCCAAATAAAACAGGTGTCCTTCAATTCTCTTATGTTGGTTTTCAAACGCAAACTATCGATCTGGCTACCGCTACTGTAGATCTGAAGGTGACGATGCAGGGAGGAGGACAAGGTAACTTGCAAGAGGTAGTAGTAACAGGTATTGCCTCTTCTGTAAGGCGTTCTAACTTGGCAAATGCCGTTTCTTCTATTTCAGCAAAGCAATTAGTTGGAACTACGGTACAGCCATCAATGGATGCCGCATTGTATGGCAAGTTTACAGGCGCCAACATTTCGGCAAACTCTGGCTCTCCAGGCGGAGGTATATCTGTTAAGCTGAGAGGTATAACTTCCTTAATTGCCAACTCACAGCCACTCTTTATTGTCGACGGTGTTTACTACGATAACTCATCTATTCTTCCAGGCTTGAACTCTGTTTCAAAAGCAGCAGGCCAGGGAAGTACAGATTTCCAGGACAACCAATCGAATCGTATAGCCGACCTGGATCCGGAAGATATTGATCGTATTGAAATACTGAAAGGGGCTTCTGCGGCAGCTATCTATGGTGCCAGGGCGGCCACTGGTGTTGTAATTGTTACTACTAAGCGGGGCAAATCTGGCAAACCTCGAATTGAATTAGGGCAATCTTTTGGCGTGCAAATGCAATTAAGAAAGTTAGGCATGTCGGATTGGACAGCCCAGAAAGTGGTAGCTGTTTTCGATTCTAGCAGGCTTGCGCTGTACAACGCATCTAATGGAAAAACCTATAATTATGAAGACGAGTTATTTGGCAATAAAGGGTTTATGAGTAATACGCGCATCAGCGTGAGTGGAGGTAATGATGCTACTAAGTATTACCTGGGTTATACTTACAAAGATGATGAAGGTATAGTAAAAAGAACCGGCTATCAGAAATCTTCTTTTCGGGTGAATGTGGATCAGCGTGTTACTAATTTTCTGGATCTATCTGTAAGTGCTAATTATGTGAACTCCCAGGCAGACAGGGGCTATTTTAATAACGATAATACCAGTTCCACAATGGGGGTATCGTATGTAGCGACACCCAATTGGGTGAATTTATATCCCGATGCCAATGGCGTGTATCCAAAGCACCCTTTTGTGCCTTCTAACTTTATACAAACAAGGGACTTGATCACCAATCGTGAAAAAGTAGAAAGAATGCTTGTAGGGGGCACAGGCACTTGGAAGATTCTGAATAAGGGTATTCATGATCTGCGTCTTATTGCCAGAGGCGGTATTGACCAGTATACCCTGAATACCATTGCTATTTTTCCACCAGATCTACAGTTTCAATCAGGGGGTAACGGTACCAATGGTGCATCTATTAATGGAACAGCCATTACTAAAGGATCGAATCTGTCGGCTTTTTTACTGTATTCTTTGGATATCTCTAAGGATCTGAACTTGCGTACACAGGCTGGTTTGACCGCTGAGAATTTTGATCAGGACCATGTATTGAATACGGCTACCCAATTGATTGGTACCCAAACCAATGTTAACCAGGCCGGTGCGGTTCAGGTGCAACAAACAAAGATCAAGCAAAGAGACCGCGGTTTCTTTGTGCAGGAAGAAGCCAACTACAAAGAACTGGTAATAGCAACTGTTGGATTAAGGGGAGATCGATCATCTCGAAATGGCGACGCTAACAAACTCTATTACTTTCCCAAAGGTTCTGTTGCCTTTAACGTGCATAAATTGGGTGGCGGTTTATCACTAGGGCCAATCAGCCAAATAAAGCTTCGTGGTGCTTATGGTGAATCAGGAAACTTCGCACCATTTGGAGCCATTTATTCACCTTTAGTGTCTGTAGGATATGGCGGAACTACTGGATCGCTAATTAATATAACACGCGGTAATACGAATCTGAAACCTGAGACTCAAAAAGAGCTGGAGATGGGAACAGATATCGGAGCTTGGAACAACCGCGTTACGCTGGAATTTACCTATTACAGGAAGATTGTTGATGATCTGATCCTAAAAGCGGACGTTGCTTTGTCTTCCGGCTTTCAAGATTATTGGCAGAATGTAGCTAAAATCAGAAACACCGGTATTGAAATAGCACTAAATGCTACCATATTCGATAAAAAAGATTTTCACTGGACACAAACCACCTCTTTCTGGCAAAACAATGCTATTGTTACCCGGCTAGACGTTCCTGCATTTAATACAGGAGCCTTTGGTGCTACCTTAGGAACATACCGGATAGAGGAAGGAAAAAGCCCTACACAAATTGTGGGAGTGGGTAGAGTGAAAGAAGATGGTGCTGACCCCAATACCGGCCTGGCAGTGTTTGGTGATGGTGAACCAGATTTTAATATTTCTTCTTATCATACCCTGACTTACAAAAATTTCGACTTTAGTTTTCTGTTACACTGGAAACAGGGAGGTGAAAACATCAACCTAACCACATTCCTTTCTGACAATTTTGGTACGTCTCATGATTGGAACGATAGAGATCTTGACCCAAGCGGTCAGAAGACTAACGGACAGTACCGGTTATCAATAACTGGAACAACTGCACAACCTTGGGTGCAGAATGCTAGTTATTTCCGGGTGCGGGAGATGGGCTTGACCTATACAATGCCGAAAGAATGGTTTAGAAATATCGCCACTGTACGAGTGGGGGTTTCTGGTCGTAACCTCATTAACGTTTTTGATTATCCTAGCTATGATCCAGAGGTTTCCAATTTTGGTATTGGAGCTATTTCCAGCAACGTAGAGGTTACTCCTTATCCATCATCTAAAAGTATTCACTTTAACGTGTATGTTACCTTCTAGACCCTTAAACGTTTTACAATGAGACCAAATATCAATAGATATCAAACAGTACTTCTAATACTTTTCTACGCACTGGTATTAAATGCCTGTAAAGTGGATCCCATAGAAGATCCCAATAACCCTAATGGTAATACCATTGGAGAAAACGCTACAATTGGTGAAATTCAAAATCTGGCCACGGGTACAGAATCTGCTATGCGAGACAACCTGAATAATTATTATGATGATGTCGGTGTAATTGGGCGTGAAATTTATCGCTTTTCTGCTTCTGACCCGCGTTTTACAACAGAGTTGTTAGGGAAAGGGAATGCAGTCTTGGATAGCAATACTTTTTACATCACCAATCCTTATGGAGCGCGATACAGGACTATCCGGAACGCTAATATTTTAATTGATGCATTAACCAATACAAAAGCCGTTGCAAATGGCACTATTACAGAAGAACAACGGAAGGCAGGAATAGCCTATGCCAAAACCATACAGGCACATGAGTTACTGAGTGTCTTAAATCTTTTATATAATAATGGAGTCAGAGTTGATGTGAAAGACCCGGATAAGCTTGGACCTATTTTAAACAGGCAACAAGGACTGGATGCCATCCTGAATCTTTTGAATGAGGCCAATGCGGATTTAAAAGACAAAAGTGCCGATCTTCCGTTCAATACCTTGCTCTCATTTTTAGATCCCCCATCCCGCAAAGCTTCCGATTTTTCAAAGTTTAATAGAGCCTTGGCTGCACGAGTAGCTGTTTATAAAGAAGATTGGGCAACTGCCAATACAGCATTGAACGAATCTTTTCTTAGCCTGACAGGTGATTTAAAAATGGGGGTCTACTATCGATACTCAGTGGCAGGGAACGACCAGTTGAATACTGTATTCTTTCCATTGAATTCTAGTGGGGAGGTAAGATTAGCTCACCCAAGCTATGTTACTGACGCTACTACTGGGGATCTTAGGTTAAGTAAGGCTTCGAAAAGAACAGCTCCTGAATCGTTAGACGGCTTGACTAGTAATTATGACTTAAACATTTATAAAACGAATGTTGATCCGATACCTATAATCAGGAACGAAGAATTGATATTGCTTATTGCAGAGGTTAAGGCACAGTTAGGCACTACGACCGAGGCGGTTGCCGCCATCAACCGGATCCGGAATGCAGCAGGTATAGGAAACTATACAGGCGCAACCGATAAACAAAGTTTAATTACAGAAATATTGAAGCAACGGCGTTATTCCCTGTTTGGAGAAGGGCACCGATGGATTGATATGCGGCGTTATAATTTATTAAGCCAACTGCCCATTGATAGAACAGGCGATGATGTATGGGTTCAATTTCCTATACCGGCAAATGAGCCCAGATAGAGCTTATTGGCAATAAAATGATACGTATTCAAAAGGAAAGCCTCGCAATTTGCGGGGCTTTTTTACTTGAGCTAAATTTAGTGCCGTACATTTGCCCCTCATTCAAGTACTGCTTTATGGTAGATGTTATTTTAGGCTTACAATGGGGAGACGAAGGCAAGGGTAAAATTGTTGACTACTTTGCTTCTCAATACGATATTATCGCACGTTTTCAGGGTGGGCCTAACGCTGGTCACACTTTGTATGTAGGTGCAGAAAACACAAAAGTGGTGTTACACCAAATCCCTTCTGGTGTATTTCATCAAGGCACAACCAATTTAATTGGAAATGGGGTTGTGTTAGACCCGGTAACCTTGCGAAGAGAATGTGCTACAGTAGCAGGCTTTGGCGTAGACTTAAAAAAGAACCTGTTTATTTCTGAAAGAGCGCACTTAATTCTTCCTACTCACCGGGCTTTAGATAAAGCTGCTGAGCAATCGAAAGGTGAGGAAAAGATCGGTTCTACCTTAAAAGGGATCGGACCAGCTTATATGGACAAAACTGGTCGTAATGGGATCCGTGTAGGTGATCTATTGCAAAAGAACTTTACCACATCTTATATAAAGCTGCGTTTAAAGCACCAAAAGCTTTTAGATAACTACAATTTCAATGAAGATATCTCTGCTTGGGAAGAAGAGTTTTTTGAGGCGGTTGAGTTTTTGAAAACCTTGAATATCGTAAACGGTGAATACTTTATCAACGATGCGTTGGCAAAGGGTAAAAAAGTGCTAGCTGAAGGTGCTCAAGGTAGTATGTTGGATATTGACTTTGGTACATTCCCCTTTGTTACTTCCAGCAATACCGTTTCTGCTGGTGTTTGTAGCGGTTTAGGCGTAGCCCCTCAAAGAATCCGTGAGGTAATTGGTGTATCAAAAGCGTATTGTACCCGCGTAGGTAGCGGTCCTTTCCCAACAGAATTGCATGACGCAACAGGTGAGGAGTTAAGAAAGATAGGTAATGAATTTGGCGCTACTACAGGACGCCCACGCCGTTGTGGCTGGATGGACCTGGTGGCCTTGAAATATGCCTGCTTCTTAAATGGTGTTACTTCAATTGTAATGACAAAGGCCGACGTATTGGATGCTTTTGATACATTACAACTGTGTACGTCCTATAAAGTAGATGGTGTAGC
This genomic interval from Flavisolibacter tropicus contains the following:
- a CDS encoding RelA/SpoT family protein, with product METVAQIPKYNLNEEQEKKLILREYRALLRGLKSRIKPGDRRLLRLAFEMAADAHKTMRRKSGEPYILHPLAVARICVEEIGLGIRSSICSLLHDTVEDTDITIEDIQREFGNEIARIVDGLTKISNVVDVNASQQAENFRKILMTLTDDPRVIIIKLADRLHNMRTLESMKPEKQLKIASETVYVYAPLAHRMGLYNIKTEMEDLAMKYLEPGPYKEIAQKLAETKRERTRYINEFIKPLKDKLEAGEFNFEIYGRPKSIHSIWNKIKKKAVAFEEVYDLFAIRVILDSPTEKEKEDCWKVYSMITDEYMPSPERLRDWLSNPKSNGYEALHTTVMGPQGKWVEVQIRTKRMNEIAEKGLAAHWKYKEGASDESRFDKWFNQIREVLTSQDTDSVDFLQDFKTSFLAEEIYIYTPKGDVKMLPVGATALDFAFSVHSVVGSKCIGAKVNHKLVPISHKLRSGDQVEIITSNKQKPSEDWLNFVVTAKARTKIKDALKEEKKSIADEGKYILQRKLEGLGVAVNQHNLEELVTFYKYPSQLELHYQIAIKNNDLKELKEFKVVGDRIEAPKPVKVQHEPKPEYNPALAKKDTELIIFGESSDKIVYNLANCCKPIPGDDVFGFVTTGKGLTIHRINCPNATKLLSNYGHRIVKTKWAKNKEISFLTGLKIIGMDDVGVVSKITNVISSELRLNISAITIESKEGLFEGTIRLFVHDKEQLDELVKRLKSLHGIHSVDRFDTETAG
- a CDS encoding SusC/RagA family TonB-linked outer membrane protein, which translates into the protein MRKLLLCAWVLLLGITSWAQQAITGTVVDASNNPLSGVSVQLLNSSIGTTTDANGRFSISVPNKTGVLQFSYVGFQTQTIDLATATVDLKVTMQGGGQGNLQEVVVTGIASSVRRSNLANAVSSISAKQLVGTTVQPSMDAALYGKFTGANISANSGSPGGGISVKLRGITSLIANSQPLFIVDGVYYDNSSILPGLNSVSKAAGQGSTDFQDNQSNRIADLDPEDIDRIEILKGASAAAIYGARAATGVVIVTTKRGKSGKPRIELGQSFGVQMQLRKLGMSDWTAQKVVAVFDSSRLALYNASNGKTYNYEDELFGNKGFMSNTRISVSGGNDATKYYLGYTYKDDEGIVKRTGYQKSSFRVNVDQRVTNFLDLSVSANYVNSQADRGYFNNDNTSSTMGVSYVATPNWVNLYPDANGVYPKHPFVPSNFIQTRDLITNREKVERMLVGGTGTWKILNKGIHDLRLIARGGIDQYTLNTIAIFPPDLQFQSGGNGTNGASINGTAITKGSNLSAFLLYSLDISKDLNLRTQAGLTAENFDQDHVLNTATQLIGTQTNVNQAGAVQVQQTKIKQRDRGFFVQEEANYKELVIATVGLRGDRSSRNGDANKLYYFPKGSVAFNVHKLGGGLSLGPISQIKLRGAYGESGNFAPFGAIYSPLVSVGYGGTTGSLINITRGNTNLKPETQKELEMGTDIGAWNNRVTLEFTYYRKIVDDLILKADVALSSGFQDYWQNVAKIRNTGIEIALNATIFDKKDFHWTQTTSFWQNNAIVTRLDVPAFNTGAFGATLGTYRIEEGKSPTQIVGVGRVKEDGADPNTGLAVFGDGEPDFNISSYHTLTYKNFDFSFLLHWKQGGENINLTTFLSDNFGTSHDWNDRDLDPSGQKTNGQYRLSITGTTAQPWVQNASYFRVREMGLTYTMPKEWFRNIATVRVGVSGRNLINVFDYPSYDPEVSNFGIGAISSNVEVTPYPSSKSIHFNVYVTF
- a CDS encoding RagB/SusD family nutrient uptake outer membrane protein; the encoded protein is MRPNINRYQTVLLILFYALVLNACKVDPIEDPNNPNGNTIGENATIGEIQNLATGTESAMRDNLNNYYDDVGVIGREIYRFSASDPRFTTELLGKGNAVLDSNTFYITNPYGARYRTIRNANILIDALTNTKAVANGTITEEQRKAGIAYAKTIQAHELLSVLNLLYNNGVRVDVKDPDKLGPILNRQQGLDAILNLLNEANADLKDKSADLPFNTLLSFLDPPSRKASDFSKFNRALAARVAVYKEDWATANTALNESFLSLTGDLKMGVYYRYSVAGNDQLNTVFFPLNSSGEVRLAHPSYVTDATTGDLRLSKASKRTAPESLDGLTSNYDLNIYKTNVDPIPIIRNEELILLIAEVKAQLGTTTEAVAAINRIRNAAGIGNYTGATDKQSLITEILKQRRYSLFGEGHRWIDMRRYNLLSQLPIDRTGDDVWVQFPIPANEPR
- a CDS encoding adenylosuccinate synthase — its product is MVDVILGLQWGDEGKGKIVDYFASQYDIIARFQGGPNAGHTLYVGAENTKVVLHQIPSGVFHQGTTNLIGNGVVLDPVTLRRECATVAGFGVDLKKNLFISERAHLILPTHRALDKAAEQSKGEEKIGSTLKGIGPAYMDKTGRNGIRVGDLLQKNFTTSYIKLRLKHQKLLDNYNFNEDISAWEEEFFEAVEFLKTLNIVNGEYFINDALAKGKKVLAEGAQGSMLDIDFGTFPFVTSSNTVSAGVCSGLGVAPQRIREVIGVSKAYCTRVGSGPFPTELHDATGEELRKIGNEFGATTGRPRRCGWMDLVALKYACFLNGVTSIVMTKADVLDAFDTLQLCTSYKVDGVATEQVPYQMVGKTIEPQYQSYKGWKTNSSVIKDVDSLPEAMKDYVKVISEYLGTPISFISNGPGRDQIVKTEKK